The following are from one region of the Ictalurus furcatus strain D&B chromosome 11, Billie_1.0, whole genome shotgun sequence genome:
- the LOC128614986 gene encoding ubiquinol-cytochrome-c reductase complex assembly factor 1 isoform X2 — translation MGFTGTLKYNKWKIKIAALRMYTCCVERINYDEFFEKCSLPDTLNSWFLVAQLHVWMCLVRMRQEGREGKYMCRYIVHSMWEDVEQRSKIMGIDAIQRKESLRVMTETFYAAIFGYDEGILSDDCVLAAALWRNLLNRQCEDPRQLELMVEYVRKQMQFIDSLDGDDLLLTGEVKWRPLVEENAQSILKMPNPTYNDAGL, via the exons ATGGGCTTTACTGGGACACTCAAATACAACAAATGG AAAATCAAAATAGCTGCTTTGCGTATGTACACTTGCTGCGTTGAGAGAATCAACTACGATGAGTTTTTTGAAA agtgcTCCCTCCCTGACACACTCAACTCCTGGTTTTTGGTGGCACAGCTCCATGTTTG GATGTGTTTGGTGCGGATGAGGCAGGAAGGCAGAGAAGGGAAGTATATGTGTCGCTACATCGTCCATTCTATGTGGGAGGATGTAGAACAGAGAAGCAAGATCATGGGG attGATGCTATTCAGAGGAAGGAGAGTTTGAGGGTTATGACCGAAACATTTTATGCTGCTATTTTTGGATATGATGAG GGAATCCTGTCAGATGACTGTGTTCTTGCAGCAGCGCTTTGGAGGAATCTTTTGAACAGGCAATGTGAGGACCCGAGACAGCTCGAGCTCATGGTCGAATATGTACGCAAGCAG ATGCAGTTTATCGATTCTCTGGATGGGGATGATCTGCTCCTAACAGGAGAGGTGAAATGGCGTCCTCTGGTGGAAGAGAATGCACAGAGCATACTGAAGATGCCCAATCCAACATATAATGATGCAGGCCTGTGA
- the LOC128614986 gene encoding ubiquinol-cytochrome-c reductase complex assembly factor 1 isoform X1 — MYRRPLQHGFRQLLSSSLCSRTVFGKATEQDLVKALVSCHCTGAVLHIQTQCRALHSTQELCAVKHTPQASEEEVGAFTKLIEAMGFTGTLKYNKWKIKIAALRMYTCCVERINYDEFFEKCSLPDTLNSWFLVAQLHVWMCLVRMRQEGREGKYMCRYIVHSMWEDVEQRSKIMGIDAIQRKESLRVMTETFYAAIFGYDEGILSDDCVLAAALWRNLLNRQCEDPRQLELMVEYVRKQMQFIDSLDGDDLLLTGEVKWRPLVEENAQSILKMPNPTYNDAGL, encoded by the exons ATGTATCGGCGCCCTTTGCAGCATGGCTTCAGACAATTATTAAGCTCGTCTCTTTGCAGCAGGACCGTCTTCGGGAAG GCCACTGAGCAGGATCTCGTCAAAGCTTTGGTGTCTTGTCATTGCACAGGAGCAGTATTGCATATTCAGACACAATGTCGAGCTCTTCACAGCACACAAGAG CTCTGTGCTGTAAAACATACACCTCAGGCTTCAGAGGAAGAAGTTGGAGCTTTCACCAAACTTATAGAGGCCATGGGCTTTACTGGGACACTCAAATACAACAAATGG AAAATCAAAATAGCTGCTTTGCGTATGTACACTTGCTGCGTTGAGAGAATCAACTACGATGAGTTTTTTGAAA agtgcTCCCTCCCTGACACACTCAACTCCTGGTTTTTGGTGGCACAGCTCCATGTTTG GATGTGTTTGGTGCGGATGAGGCAGGAAGGCAGAGAAGGGAAGTATATGTGTCGCTACATCGTCCATTCTATGTGGGAGGATGTAGAACAGAGAAGCAAGATCATGGGG attGATGCTATTCAGAGGAAGGAGAGTTTGAGGGTTATGACCGAAACATTTTATGCTGCTATTTTTGGATATGATGAG GGAATCCTGTCAGATGACTGTGTTCTTGCAGCAGCGCTTTGGAGGAATCTTTTGAACAGGCAATGTGAGGACCCGAGACAGCTCGAGCTCATGGTCGAATATGTACGCAAGCAG ATGCAGTTTATCGATTCTCTGGATGGGGATGATCTGCTCCTAACAGGAGAGGTGAAATGGCGTCCTCTGGTGGAAGAGAATGCACAGAGCATACTGAAGATGCCCAATCCAACATATAATGATGCAGGCCTGTGA